A stretch of bacterium DNA encodes these proteins:
- a CDS encoding divergent polysaccharide deacetylase family protein, translated as MKKDSLLISIITVLAVGISFFSFTMALAYLQIPKEIPTPEEIEIALESKKLEEKEMEKVVKKPKIPKPEEEKKPELTKKILPYYSSLVDKRAWKGTGTAKITIILDDAGYSVNGCAKKLLGIQAPLTFSILPGLKYSQQIANQCYEKGKEVMLHMPMENCGNSRMTKEDKLCEAGHNMKPYKYAVLIGMSQEEIAKNLEGAINDIPHVVGINNHMGSKATADEVTMTSVLDQVKIRNLYFIDSVTTGRSVAYKLAKRKGIPTNERTVFLDNINDTEYVKERINELIYRAKQKGYAIGIGHATKEATAEALVEMVPKLKEYGIEVVPASCLVN; from the coding sequence ATGAAAAAAGATAGTCTTCTCATCAGCATAATCACAGTTTTAGCCGTAGGTATCTCTTTCTTTAGTTTTACTATGGCATTAGCGTATCTTCAGATTCCTAAGGAGATTCCAACTCCAGAAGAGATAGAGATTGCGTTAGAATCCAAAAAATTAGAAGAAAAAGAGATGGAAAAAGTGGTTAAAAAGCCGAAAATCCCAAAACCTGAAGAAGAAAAAAAACCTGAACTTACAAAAAAGATTTTGCCTTATTATTCTTCTCTGGTTGATAAAAGAGCCTGGAAAGGCACAGGAACAGCGAAAATAACCATTATTCTTGATGATGCTGGATATAGTGTGAATGGTTGTGCAAAAAAGTTACTTGGCATACAAGCCCCTTTGACCTTCAGTATTTTGCCAGGGCTAAAATATTCACAACAAATAGCCAACCAGTGTTATGAAAAAGGGAAGGAAGTAATGCTCCATATGCCAATGGAAAATTGTGGTAATTCAAGGATGACCAAAGAGGATAAATTATGCGAAGCAGGACATAATATGAAGCCCTATAAATATGCTGTTCTGATTGGTATGTCTCAAGAAGAGATAGCAAAAAATCTTGAGGGGGCAATAAATGACATCCCTCATGTTGTCGGGATAAATAACCATATGGGTTCTAAAGCCACGGCGGATGAGGTAACAATGACTTCTGTCTTAGACCAGGTTAAAATAAGGAATCTTTACTTTATTGATAGTGTAACAACTGGTCGGTCTGTGGCATATAAATTGGCAAAAAGAAAAGGTATCCCGACCAATGAACGCACTGTTTTCTTAGATAATATTAACGATACAGAATATGTGAAAGAGCGAATAAATGAACTTATTTATCGAGCTAAACAGAAGGGCTATGCAATTGGCATAGGACATGCGACTAAAGAAGCAACGGCAGAGGCATTAGTAGAAATGGTGCCTAAATTAAAAGAGTATGGGATTGAGGTCGTGCCAGCCTCTTGTCTGGTAAATTAA